A single window of Nicotiana sylvestris chromosome 5, ASM39365v2, whole genome shotgun sequence DNA harbors:
- the LOC138869333 gene encoding uncharacterized protein, with protein MVGPSPNVMLSQPGLRLSHPFTGTVSVCRDASVLFDPGSTYSYMSSYFSSYLVVPRDSFSAPMYVSTPVRDSIIVDHIYCSCVVDIGGLETRVDLLLLDMVNFDVILRIDWLSPYLTILDCHAKTAQCMVEKGCLTYLDYVRESSAEVLSMDSVPVVREFPEVFPVGLQGIPPDRDIDFYIDLARGTQPISILPYHMAPPELKEKLQNLLDKGFIRPSVSPWSAPVLFVKKKDRSMRMCIEQSHHQEPVSIAEDW; from the exons atggtagggcccagccccaatgttatgctttcccagccaggcctgaggctgagtcatccTTTCACAGGTACTGTTTCAGTttgcagagatgcttcagttttatttgatccagggtctacatactcctatatgtcatcttacttttcttcatatttggttgtgccacGTGATTCTTTCAGCGCTCCCatgtatgtgtctacaccggtgagagattctattattgtagatcataTCTATTGTTCGTGTGTGGTTGatattggaggtcttgagactcgtgtagatctcctacttcttgatatggtcaattttgatgtcattttgaggatagattggctgtcaccttatcttactatattggactgtcacgccaagacc gctcaatgtatggtcgagaaggggtgtttgactTATTTGGATTATGTTCGTGAATCTAGTGCAGAGGTTCTTTCTATGGATTCTGTaccagttgttcgggagtttccagaggtatttcctgtagGCCTGCAGGGGAttccacccgatagggatattgacttctacattgatttggctcggggcactcagcccatttctattttgccataccatatggccccaccagagttgaaggagaagttgcaaaacttacttgataaaggcttcattaggcctagcgtCTCGCCCTGGAGTGCGcccgtgttgtttgtgaagaagaaggatagatcgatgaggatgtgcatagaacaaagtcaccatcaagaaccagtatccattgccgaggattggtga